From one Variovorax sp. PBL-H6 genomic stretch:
- the moaD gene encoding molybdopterin converting factor subunit 1, giving the protein MKVTVRYFASVREALGTGSEAIETRAADLGALRDELIARGEPHASALARGKAVRMALDQVMSAEGAVLREGQEVAFFPPVTGG; this is encoded by the coding sequence ATGAAGGTCACCGTGCGCTACTTCGCCTCGGTGCGCGAGGCCCTCGGCACCGGCAGCGAAGCCATCGAAACCCGAGCCGCCGACCTGGGCGCGCTGCGCGACGAACTGATTGCACGCGGTGAGCCGCATGCCAGCGCACTGGCCCGCGGCAAGGCGGTGCGCATGGCGCTCGACCAGGTCATGAGTGCCGAAGGCGCCGTGCTGCGCGAAGGCCAGGAGGTGGCCTTCTTCCCTCCGGTCACGGGCGGCTGA
- a CDS encoding peroxiredoxin: MAIVVNKPIPEFDANATGGIKVSNTSHLGQVLVMYFYPKDNTPGCTTEAMQFRDRYKDFVKAGATVFGVSRDNMKSHDEFKAKLELPFELIADTEEKMCHMFGVVKNKIMYGKKVKGIERSTFLIGADGVLKAEWRGLKVPGHVDEVLKAVKTLKK, encoded by the coding sequence ATGGCGATCGTTGTCAACAAACCCATCCCTGAATTCGACGCCAACGCCACCGGCGGCATCAAGGTATCGAACACCTCGCACCTCGGGCAAGTGCTGGTGATGTACTTCTATCCCAAAGACAATACGCCAGGTTGCACGACCGAAGCGATGCAATTCCGCGATCGCTACAAGGATTTCGTGAAGGCCGGAGCCACCGTCTTCGGTGTCTCCCGCGACAACATGAAGTCGCACGACGAGTTCAAGGCCAAGCTCGAGCTTCCTTTCGAGCTGATTGCCGACACCGAAGAGAAGATGTGCCACATGTTTGGTGTCGTCAAGAACAAGATCATGTACGGCAAGAAGGTCAAGGGCATCGAGCGCAGCACCTTCCTCATCGGGGCAGACGGCGTGCTCAAGGCCGAATGGCGCGGCCTGAAGGTACCAGGACATGTCGACGAAGTCCTCAAGGCCGTCAAGACGCTCAAGAAGTAA
- a CDS encoding Bug family tripartite tricarboxylate transporter substrate binding protein gives MFSTRLPRASRRVFALGLAAAVAGLAGLAQAQQQGAPIKLLVGFPAGAGTDAIARTLGEKLKDQLGVPVVVENRAGAGGQIAAQALKAAPADGHTLLLSHDHTISILPQVVKNPGYNSATDFVPVAGFATFANVLAVSGGTPAKSLDEYLKWVRTQRGGKDTIGVPAPASIPEFLVKMIGAKYKIDVQAAPYRGSAPMTADMLGNQISAGIASVPDFIENHRAGKLRIVATIGAKRQALLPQVPTFTELGFANLEDLPYYGVFAPVGTPQPVIDRFGEALAKVLAMPEVKQKLTTMGLTVAYEPQGQFAGRVRTYTQTWEQIIKASGFTPQ, from the coding sequence ATGTTCTCTACAAGGTTGCCGCGCGCGTCGCGCCGTGTTTTCGCGCTTGGACTGGCCGCCGCGGTGGCTGGCCTCGCAGGCCTCGCGCAAGCGCAGCAGCAAGGCGCACCGATCAAGCTGCTGGTCGGCTTCCCGGCAGGCGCCGGCACCGACGCGATTGCCCGCACGCTGGGCGAGAAGCTCAAGGACCAGCTGGGTGTGCCGGTGGTGGTCGAGAACCGGGCGGGCGCCGGCGGTCAGATCGCGGCCCAGGCGTTGAAGGCGGCGCCGGCGGACGGTCACACGCTGCTGCTGTCGCACGACCACACCATCTCGATCCTGCCGCAGGTCGTGAAGAATCCCGGCTACAACTCGGCCACCGACTTCGTGCCCGTGGCCGGCTTCGCGACCTTCGCCAACGTGCTGGCGGTTTCGGGCGGAACCCCGGCGAAGAGCCTGGACGAATACCTGAAATGGGTACGTACCCAGCGCGGCGGCAAGGACACCATCGGCGTGCCGGCCCCGGCCTCGATCCCCGAGTTCCTGGTGAAGATGATCGGCGCCAAGTACAAGATCGACGTGCAGGCGGCGCCCTACCGCGGCAGCGCACCGATGACGGCCGACATGCTGGGCAACCAGATCAGCGCCGGCATCGCCTCCGTGCCCGACTTCATCGAGAACCACCGGGCCGGCAAGCTGCGCATCGTCGCGACCATCGGCGCCAAGCGCCAGGCGCTGCTGCCGCAGGTGCCGACCTTCACCGAACTGGGCTTCGCCAATCTGGAAGACCTGCCGTACTACGGCGTGTTCGCGCCGGTGGGCACCCCGCAGCCGGTGATCGACCGTTTCGGCGAGGCCCTGGCCAAGGTGCTGGCCATGCCCGAGGTGAAGCAGAAGCTCACGACCATGGGCTTGACGGTGGCGTACGAGCCGCAAGGGCAGTTCGCGGGCCGCGTGCGCACCTATACGCAGACCTGGGAACAGATCATCAAGGCGAGCGGCTTCACGCCGCAATAG
- a CDS encoding diiron oxygenase — translation MQPSLLEELTPVPNPYPIKSEIEYPEVWRLCEQSRELAWNPAAIDFSDLREAELPMEVREAGAEWWSLRAWMEHGAISYGTERLREAVFAHQPFEIKQHIVNFIAEELRHHEASFLVARNLAGYQDEPRADYFKAVIPRFHDERDEKAMSFFAGLAVNTLFEQLSGELLQARYENARFKSIRSACQLILRDEARHIQFGRIIMRRFFSELSADDRRLLGEKVAKKLRGSLLNGVYAVVNLPDDERARAGRNRALAAEHGLGATHPDQEIAIIRRALEQIRGDVAPYGVEIPEVPEVDRAAVAMH, via the coding sequence ATGCAGCCATCCCTCCTCGAAGAACTCACGCCCGTGCCCAATCCGTACCCCATCAAGTCCGAGATCGAGTACCCCGAGGTCTGGCGCCTGTGCGAGCAGTCGCGCGAGCTGGCCTGGAATCCGGCTGCCATCGACTTCTCCGACCTGCGCGAGGCCGAGCTCCCGATGGAGGTGCGCGAGGCCGGGGCCGAGTGGTGGAGCCTGCGCGCCTGGATGGAGCACGGCGCCATCTCCTATGGCACCGAGCGCCTGCGAGAGGCAGTGTTCGCCCACCAGCCCTTCGAAATCAAGCAGCACATCGTCAACTTCATCGCCGAGGAACTGCGCCATCACGAGGCGTCCTTCCTCGTTGCGCGGAACCTGGCGGGCTACCAGGACGAGCCGCGCGCCGATTACTTCAAGGCCGTGATCCCGCGCTTCCACGACGAGCGCGACGAGAAGGCGATGTCCTTCTTCGCCGGCCTGGCGGTCAACACGCTGTTCGAGCAGCTCTCGGGCGAACTGCTGCAGGCGCGTTACGAGAATGCGCGCTTCAAGTCGATCCGCAGCGCCTGCCAGCTGATCCTGCGCGACGAGGCACGGCACATCCAGTTCGGCCGCATCATCATGCGCCGCTTCTTCTCGGAGCTGTCCGCGGACGACCGCCGGCTGCTGGGCGAGAAGGTGGCCAAGAAGCTGCGTGGCAGCCTGCTCAATGGCGTCTACGCGGTGGTCAACCTGCCGGACGACGAGCGTGCACGGGCCGGGCGCAACCGGGCCCTCGCGGCCGAGCACGGGCTGGGCGCCACCCATCCCGACCAGGAGATCGCGATCATCCGCCGCGCACTGGAGCAGATCCGCGGCGATGTCGCTCCTTATGGCGTCGAGATTCCGGAAGTGCCGGAAGTCGACCGTGCCGCCGTCGCAATGCACTGA
- the mobB gene encoding molybdopterin-guanine dinucleotide biosynthesis protein B has protein sequence MHTARAFEPRMKVIGFAGFSGAGKTTLVERLIPVLRFNGQRVSVVKHAHHKFDIDHPGKDTYRHREAGAFEVVVASDKRLALIREFERPTQLGVHELVAELDAGVDWVLVEGFKHSDLQKIEIWREPDEGQAPRPARYADDAFIVAIATDTPERLPRATTLPVFDLNDVDGIGAWLLQNASRFEYKVDRHD, from the coding sequence ATTCACACCGCCCGAGCCTTCGAGCCGCGCATGAAAGTCATCGGCTTCGCCGGCTTCTCGGGCGCGGGCAAGACCACGCTCGTCGAGCGGCTGATCCCGGTGCTCAGGTTCAACGGCCAGCGCGTTTCGGTGGTCAAGCATGCCCATCACAAGTTCGACATCGACCATCCGGGCAAGGACACCTACCGCCATCGAGAGGCCGGAGCCTTCGAGGTGGTCGTGGCTTCCGACAAGCGGCTCGCGCTGATCCGCGAGTTCGAGCGGCCGACGCAGCTCGGCGTGCACGAGCTCGTCGCCGAGCTCGACGCGGGTGTGGACTGGGTGCTCGTCGAGGGCTTCAAGCACAGCGACCTGCAGAAGATCGAGATCTGGCGCGAGCCCGACGAAGGACAGGCGCCCCGGCCTGCGCGCTATGCCGACGATGCCTTCATCGTCGCGATCGCCACGGACACGCCCGAACGCCTGCCGCGCGCCACCACGCTGCCGGTGTTCGACCTGAACGACGTCGATGGCATTGGCGCCTGGCTCCTGCAGAACGCGAGCCGTTTCGAGTACAAGGTGGATCGCCATGACTGA
- a CDS encoding LysR family transcriptional regulator yields MDLRQLRQFVAVAEERSFRRAAERLHVSQPPLSVAVQRLEAEVGAVLLDRTRHHVRLTVAGEAFLREARRTLAHAQLSVEIAQRAAAGKVGTLRLSFVPSAALGVVPQLLRSFREDYPDVKLVLTGDTTAQQMAALLSGATDVGIVVPPLHDAGDFRVQPHCEQELMLAVPDTHPLAQQPRVQLRDLASESFVGFPFKEGPGFESVVMAACQDCGFIPHFVEVAAQMQTILALVGGGIGIALVPQAMQAVQMDHVNYVQVRRRNGPVKYQLGLAFRPSNNNPALAAFVSMAHRLRRR; encoded by the coding sequence ATGGATCTTCGCCAGCTCCGGCAGTTCGTCGCGGTCGCGGAAGAGCGCAGCTTCCGGCGCGCGGCGGAGCGCCTGCATGTCTCGCAGCCGCCGCTTTCGGTGGCTGTTCAGCGGCTCGAGGCGGAGGTGGGTGCAGTCCTGCTGGACCGCACGCGCCACCATGTGCGGCTGACGGTCGCCGGCGAAGCCTTCCTGCGCGAGGCCCGGCGCACGCTGGCCCACGCGCAGCTCTCGGTGGAAATCGCGCAACGCGCTGCCGCGGGCAAGGTCGGCACGCTGCGCCTGTCCTTCGTGCCCAGCGCGGCACTCGGCGTGGTGCCGCAGCTGCTGCGCAGCTTTCGCGAGGACTACCCGGACGTCAAGCTCGTCCTCACCGGCGACACCACCGCACAACAGATGGCCGCCCTGCTCAGCGGCGCAACCGACGTGGGGATCGTCGTGCCACCGCTGCACGACGCAGGCGACTTCCGGGTCCAGCCCCACTGCGAGCAGGAGTTGATGCTGGCGGTGCCCGACACGCATCCGCTGGCGCAGCAGCCACGCGTGCAGCTGCGCGACCTCGCTTCAGAGAGCTTCGTCGGCTTTCCTTTCAAGGAAGGGCCGGGCTTCGAAAGCGTGGTGATGGCGGCCTGCCAGGACTGCGGCTTCATTCCCCATTTCGTGGAGGTGGCCGCGCAGATGCAGACCATCCTCGCGCTGGTGGGCGGCGGCATCGGCATCGCGCTCGTCCCGCAGGCCATGCAAGCCGTGCAGATGGACCACGTGAACTACGTCCAGGTGCGCCGTCGCAATGGGCCGGTGAAATACCAGCTCGGGCTGGCATTCCGTCCGTCCAACAACAACCCGGCGCTGGCTGCGTTCGTCTCGATGGCGCATCGGCTGCGCCGCCGCTGA
- a CDS encoding pyridoxal phosphate-dependent aminotransferase, producing the protein MKPLKKSAKLANVLYDIRGPIMDAAKQMEEEGQKIIKLNIGNLAPFGFDAPEEVQQDMIRNIAVSSGYSDSKGIFAARKAVMHETQKQGIAGVTLDDIYLGNGASELIAMAANALLNDGDELLLPAPDYPLWTAVASLSGGKPVHYLCDEENGWMPSLADIRAKITPRTKGIVVINPNNPTGALYSDELLKGIVAIAREHGLVILADEVYDKVLYDGVKHTAIASLSKDVLTLTFNSLSKSYRSCGYRAGWLVVSGDKKMAQDYIEGLNMLSNMRLCPNVPGQWAIQTALGGYQSINDLVGPGGRLRHQRDLAYELITAIPGVSCVKPSAALYMFPRLDPKMYPVEDDRQFFLEVLKETRVMLVQGTGFNWSTPDHFRIVFLPHEEDLREAIQRIADFLERYRSRNA; encoded by the coding sequence TTGAAACCGCTCAAGAAATCGGCCAAGCTGGCCAACGTGCTCTACGACATCCGCGGTCCCATCATGGACGCTGCGAAGCAGATGGAGGAAGAGGGCCAGAAGATCATCAAGCTGAACATCGGCAACCTCGCCCCGTTCGGCTTCGATGCACCTGAAGAGGTGCAGCAGGACATGATCCGCAATATCGCGGTCTCCTCCGGCTACTCGGACAGCAAGGGCATTTTTGCGGCGCGCAAGGCCGTGATGCACGAAACCCAGAAGCAGGGCATCGCCGGCGTCACCCTGGACGACATCTACCTCGGCAATGGGGCGAGCGAACTGATCGCGATGGCCGCCAACGCACTGCTCAACGACGGCGACGAACTGCTGCTTCCCGCGCCCGACTACCCGCTGTGGACGGCCGTCGCGAGCCTCTCGGGCGGCAAGCCGGTGCACTACCTGTGCGACGAGGAAAACGGCTGGATGCCCAGCCTGGCTGATATCCGCGCCAAGATCACGCCGCGCACCAAGGGTATCGTCGTCATCAACCCCAACAACCCCACGGGCGCGCTGTACTCGGACGAACTGCTCAAGGGCATCGTGGCGATCGCGCGCGAGCACGGGCTGGTGATCCTGGCCGACGAGGTCTACGACAAGGTGCTGTACGACGGCGTCAAGCACACCGCCATCGCGAGCCTGTCCAAGGACGTGTTGACGCTGACTTTCAACTCGCTGTCCAAGAGCTACCGCTCCTGCGGCTACCGCGCCGGTTGGCTGGTGGTCTCGGGCGACAAGAAGATGGCCCAGGACTACATCGAGGGCCTGAACATGCTCTCGAACATGCGCCTGTGCCCCAACGTGCCGGGACAATGGGCGATCCAGACCGCGCTGGGCGGCTACCAGAGCATCAACGACCTGGTCGGCCCCGGCGGCCGCCTGAGGCACCAGCGCGACCTGGCCTACGAACTGATCACGGCGATACCTGGCGTCAGTTGCGTCAAGCCCAGCGCCGCGCTCTACATGTTCCCCCGCCTCGACCCGAAGATGTATCCGGTCGAGGACGATCGCCAGTTCTTCCTCGAGGTGCTGAAGGAGACCCGGGTGATGCTGGTGCAGGGCACCGGCTTCAACTGGTCGACGCCCGACCATTTCCGTATCGTGTTCCTGCCCCATGAGGAAGACCTGCGTGAGGCAATCCAGCGAATCGCCGACTTTCTCGAGCGCTACCGCAGCCGCAACGCCTAG
- the thrC gene encoding threonine synthase, with the protein MRYLSTRGHPERRRFCEILLEGLAPDGGLYLPERYPQVDAAMLARWRGLPYAELAFEVLSLYIDDIPTTDLKAICAKTYTAEIFGTPDIVPLRELEDGVYLEALSNGPTLAFKDMAMQLLGNLFEYELGRRGEELNILGATSGDTGSAAEYAMRGKQGVRVFMTSPEGRMSPFQQAQMFSLQDPNIHNIAIVGVFDDCQDIVKAVSNDLDFKRKYRIGTVNSINWARLLAQVVYYFAGYFQATGTNDKQVSFAVPSGNFGNVCAGHVARSMGLPIRTLVVATNENDVLDEFFRTGVYRVRSAADTHETSSPSMDISKASNFERFVFDLVGRDAVRTRSLFQEDLGRTGHFDLSADPTFGDATARFGFASSRSTHADRLATIRDTDKRFATLVDTHTADGLKAAREHLEPGVPMIVLETALPIKFAETIVEALGRAPERPARFEGIEALPRRVVQLPADAEAVKAYIVRHCA; encoded by the coding sequence ATGCGCTACCTGTCGACGCGCGGCCATCCGGAGCGCCGCCGCTTCTGCGAGATCCTGCTGGAGGGCCTGGCGCCCGACGGTGGCCTTTACCTGCCCGAGCGCTACCCGCAGGTGGACGCCGCCATGCTCGCCCGGTGGCGTGGACTGCCGTATGCAGAGCTGGCCTTCGAGGTCCTATCCCTCTACATCGACGACATCCCCACGACTGATCTGAAGGCAATCTGCGCCAAGACCTACACCGCGGAGATCTTCGGAACGCCCGACATCGTGCCGCTGCGCGAGCTCGAGGACGGCGTGTACCTGGAGGCGCTGTCCAACGGCCCGACGCTCGCCTTCAAGGACATGGCGATGCAGCTTCTGGGCAACCTGTTCGAGTACGAGCTCGGGCGCCGTGGCGAGGAGCTCAATATTCTCGGCGCCACCAGTGGCGACACCGGCAGCGCGGCCGAATATGCCATGCGCGGCAAGCAGGGCGTCCGTGTGTTCATGACCTCGCCCGAAGGACGCATGAGCCCCTTCCAGCAGGCCCAGATGTTCAGCCTGCAGGACCCCAATATCCACAACATCGCGATCGTCGGCGTGTTCGACGATTGCCAGGACATCGTCAAGGCGGTGTCGAACGACCTCGACTTCAAGCGCAAGTACAGAATCGGCACGGTCAACTCCATCAACTGGGCACGTCTGCTCGCGCAGGTGGTGTACTACTTCGCCGGCTATTTCCAGGCCACGGGCACCAACGACAAACAGGTCAGCTTCGCCGTCCCGTCGGGCAACTTCGGCAATGTCTGCGCCGGCCACGTGGCGCGCTCGATGGGCTTGCCCATCCGCACGCTGGTGGTGGCGACCAACGAGAACGATGTGCTCGACGAGTTCTTCCGCACCGGCGTGTACCGCGTACGCTCCGCGGCCGATACGCACGAGACCTCCAGCCCGTCGATGGACATCTCCAAGGCCAGCAACTTCGAGCGCTTCGTGTTCGATCTGGTCGGCCGCGATGCAGTCAGGACGCGGAGCCTGTTCCAGGAAGACCTGGGCAGGACAGGCCACTTCGACCTGAGCGCCGATCCCACCTTCGGCGACGCGACGGCGCGCTTCGGCTTCGCAAGCAGTCGCAGCACCCATGCCGATCGCCTCGCGACCATCCGCGACACCGACAAGCGCTTCGCGACCCTGGTCGACACTCACACCGCCGACGGCCTCAAGGCCGCGCGCGAACACCTTGAGCCCGGCGTGCCGATGATCGTGCTCGAGACCGCGCTGCCTATCAAGTTCGCCGAGACCATCGTCGAAGCCCTGGGCCGCGCGCCCGAGCGTCCTGCGCGCTTCGAAGGCATCGAGGCGCTGCCGCGGCGCGTGGTCCAGCTGCCGGCCGACGCTGAAGCCGTCAAGGCCTACATCGTCCGGCACTGCGCCTGA
- a CDS encoding homoserine dehydrogenase has translation MKPIQVGLLGIGTVGSGTFKVLQRNQEEIKRRAGRGIEITMVADLDVARARAAVGEGVQVVNDAHAVIANPDIDIVIELIGGYGIARQLVLEAIAAGKHVVTANKALLAVHGTEIFAAAHAKGVMVAFEAAVAGGIPIIKALREGLTANSIQWIAGIINGTTNFILSEMRDKGLDFATVLKEAQRLGYAEADPTFDIEGVDAAHKVTLMSAIAFGIPVQFDRAHVEGITKLAAQDIKYAEQLGYRIKLLGVTKRKAQGIELRVHPSLVPAKRLLANVEGAMNAVVVNGDAVGTTLYYGKGAGSEPTASAVIADLVDITRLHTADAAHRVPHLAFHPDAMSDLQVLPMSEVVTSYYLRMRVADEAGVLAQVTGLLATAGISIDAVLQREADEVGGEGSTQTDLIILTHDTREGTLDDALVQLQALPTVLAPIVRIRKEELS, from the coding sequence ATGAAACCCATCCAAGTAGGCCTGCTCGGCATCGGCACGGTCGGCAGCGGCACCTTCAAGGTGCTCCAGCGTAACCAGGAAGAAATCAAACGCCGCGCAGGGCGCGGCATCGAGATCACCATGGTGGCCGACCTCGACGTGGCGCGTGCCAGGGCGGCGGTGGGCGAGGGCGTGCAGGTGGTGAACGATGCCCATGCCGTCATCGCCAACCCCGACATCGACATCGTGATCGAACTGATCGGCGGCTACGGCATTGCCCGCCAACTGGTGCTGGAGGCGATCGCGGCCGGCAAGCACGTGGTCACCGCCAACAAGGCGCTGCTGGCGGTGCACGGCACCGAGATCTTCGCGGCAGCCCACGCCAAAGGCGTGATGGTGGCCTTCGAGGCCGCGGTGGCCGGTGGGATCCCGATCATCAAGGCGCTGCGCGAGGGCCTCACCGCCAACAGCATCCAGTGGATTGCCGGAATCATCAACGGCACCACGAACTTCATCCTCTCCGAGATGCGCGACAAGGGCCTGGATTTCGCCACCGTGCTGAAGGAGGCGCAACGCCTGGGGTACGCAGAGGCCGACCCGACCTTCGACATCGAGGGCGTGGATGCCGCTCACAAGGTCACGCTGATGAGCGCCATCGCCTTCGGCATCCCGGTGCAGTTCGACAGGGCGCATGTCGAGGGCATCACCAAGCTGGCGGCGCAGGACATCAAGTACGCCGAGCAGTTGGGCTATCGCATCAAGCTGCTGGGCGTGACCAAGCGAAAGGCGCAGGGCATCGAGTTGCGCGTGCATCCGAGCCTGGTGCCGGCAAAGCGCCTGCTCGCCAACGTCGAAGGCGCGATGAACGCCGTGGTGGTCAACGGCGATGCCGTCGGCACGACGCTGTACTACGGCAAGGGGGCAGGCAGCGAGCCGACCGCCAGCGCGGTGATCGCCGACCTGGTCGACATCACCCGCCTGCACACGGCCGACGCGGCGCACCGCGTGCCGCACCTGGCCTTCCATCCCGACGCGATGAGCGATCTGCAGGTGCTGCCGATGTCCGAGGTGGTCACCAGCTACTACCTGCGCATGCGCGTGGCAGACGAGGCCGGCGTGCTGGCCCAGGTGACTGGCTTGCTTGCCACCGCCGGCATCAGCATCGATGCGGTGCTGCAGCGCGAGGCCGACGAGGTGGGCGGCGAAGGCTCGACGCAGACCGACCTCATCATCCTGACGCACGACACCCGCGAGGGCACGCTGGACGACGCGCTGGTCCAACTCCAGGCGCTGCCTACCGTGCTTGCCCCGATCGTGCGCATTCGCAAGGAAGAGCTGTCCTGA
- a CDS encoding Mth938-like domain-containing protein, protein MKLQPDKSDAQTLTAHGPGWVAVNHERIENSVVVGSRGERFAWDCSRFEELRAEHFAQLASLGAELVIFGSGARIRFPQPAWIQPLMACRTGVETMDTGAACRTYNILAGEGRHVVAALLIERPDDG, encoded by the coding sequence ATGAAGCTCCAGCCCGACAAATCCGATGCGCAGACCCTGACGGCGCATGGTCCTGGCTGGGTGGCGGTCAACCACGAGCGCATCGAGAACAGCGTGGTGGTGGGCTCGCGCGGCGAGCGCTTTGCCTGGGACTGCAGCCGCTTCGAAGAGCTGCGCGCCGAGCATTTCGCGCAGCTGGCTTCGCTGGGCGCCGAACTGGTCATCTTCGGCAGCGGTGCCCGCATCCGCTTCCCGCAGCCCGCGTGGATCCAGCCGCTGATGGCTTGCCGCACGGGCGTCGAGACCATGGACACGGGCGCGGCCTGCCGTACCTACAACATCCTGGCAGGCGAAGGCCGGCACGTGGTCGCAGCTCTGCTGATCGAGAGACCCGACGATGGTTAA
- a CDS encoding molybdenum cofactor biosynthesis protein MoaE, producing MSGPRVFIQIADFDLAKEVAALRADDKRVGAVCSFVGTVRDRNDGDAVASMELEHYPGMTEKSIEAMIDEAHRRFDILGARVIHRVGLLQPLDQIMMVAVVSAHRGQSFQACEFLMDYLKTQAPFWKKEQTSTGARWVDARVDDDAALARWGIQGSNA from the coding sequence ATGAGCGGCCCGCGCGTTTTCATCCAGATAGCTGATTTCGACCTTGCCAAGGAGGTCGCCGCGTTACGCGCCGACGACAAGCGCGTCGGCGCTGTCTGCAGCTTCGTCGGCACCGTGCGCGACCGCAACGATGGCGATGCGGTGGCATCGATGGAGCTCGAGCACTACCCGGGCATGACCGAAAAGTCCATCGAAGCGATGATCGACGAGGCCCATCGCCGATTCGACATCCTCGGCGCCCGCGTGATCCATCGTGTGGGCCTCCTGCAGCCGCTCGACCAGATCATGATGGTGGCCGTGGTCTCCGCGCACCGCGGCCAGAGCTTCCAGGCCTGCGAGTTCCTGATGGACTACCTCAAGACGCAGGCGCCGTTCTGGAAGAAGGAACAGACCTCCACGGGCGCGCGCTGGGTCGATGCGCGCGTCGATGACGATGCGGCCCTGGCGCGCTGGGGCATCCAGGGCAGCAACGCCTAG
- a CDS encoding molybdopterin molybdotransferase MoeA, whose translation MTDAPRRPPLMPLDEALARLLAAATPQMGIESVSTFEADGRVLAQDVRSGLTVPPRDNSSMDGYAVRSADCAAPGAVLRVSQRIPAGTVGAPLAAGTAARIFTGAQIPSGADAVVMQEDAVALPEDGELGSVRIELVPAIGQWIRRAGEDVTVGDAVLARGERLTPAGLGLAASVGLDRLQVAKRPLVTLLSTGDELVMPGEVAPEAMKPGSIYNSNRFFMRALLVRLGCEVHDLGIVPDRRDATIEALRSASERSDLIITTGGVSVGEEDHIKAAVQALGQLDLWSLSMKPGKPFAYGRIGNAHLTGLPGNPVSSFLTFLLLVRPFLLTLQGAIRVAPAPVAMRADFDWPRADRRREFLRARRNAAGGLDLFANQSSGVLTSMVWGDGVIDTPAGQSFKAGDMVQFIPFSSLLG comes from the coding sequence ATGACTGACGCTCCCAGACGCCCTCCCTTGATGCCGCTCGACGAGGCATTGGCGCGGCTGCTCGCCGCCGCCACGCCGCAGATGGGCATCGAATCCGTGTCCACCTTCGAGGCCGATGGGCGCGTGCTCGCGCAGGACGTGCGCTCGGGGCTGACCGTGCCGCCCCGCGACAACAGCTCGATGGATGGCTACGCGGTGCGCAGTGCCGACTGTGCCGCGCCCGGCGCGGTGCTGCGCGTGTCCCAGCGCATCCCCGCCGGCACCGTGGGTGCGCCGCTGGCCGCCGGCACGGCCGCACGCATCTTTACCGGCGCGCAGATTCCGTCAGGCGCCGATGCGGTCGTGATGCAGGAAGACGCCGTCGCGCTGCCGGAAGACGGCGAACTGGGCAGCGTGCGCATCGAGCTCGTGCCGGCGATCGGCCAGTGGATCCGCCGCGCCGGCGAGGACGTGACCGTCGGCGACGCGGTGCTCGCGCGCGGAGAGCGCCTGACGCCCGCAGGGCTGGGGCTGGCCGCCAGCGTAGGCCTCGACCGGCTCCAGGTGGCGAAGCGCCCGCTCGTCACGCTGCTCTCTACCGGTGACGAACTCGTGATGCCCGGCGAGGTGGCGCCCGAGGCGATGAAGCCGGGCTCGATCTACAACTCCAACCGCTTCTTCATGCGGGCCCTGCTCGTGCGGCTGGGCTGCGAGGTGCACGACCTCGGCATCGTGCCTGACCGCCGCGACGCAACCATCGAGGCGCTGCGCAGCGCCTCGGAGCGCAGCGACCTGATCATCACGACAGGCGGCGTCTCGGTCGGCGAGGAGGACCACATCAAGGCAGCCGTGCAGGCGCTGGGGCAGCTCGATCTTTGGTCGCTGTCGATGAAGCCGGGCAAGCCCTTTGCCTACGGCCGCATCGGCAATGCCCATCTCACGGGGCTGCCCGGCAATCCGGTCTCCAGTTTCCTGACCTTCCTGCTCCTGGTGCGTCCCTTCCTGCTGACGCTGCAGGGCGCCATCCGCGTGGCGCCGGCGCCGGTCGCGATGCGCGCCGACTTCGACTGGCCGCGAGCCGATCGGCGGCGCGAGTTCCTCCGGGCCCGCCGCAACGCTGCCGGTGGCCTCGACCTGTTCGCCAACCAGAGCTCGGGCGTGCTGACCTCCATGGTCTGGGGCGATGGCGTGATCGACACGCCGGCCGGCCAGTCCTTCAAGGCCGGGGACATGGTGCAGTTCATTCCGTTTTCTTCCTTGCTGGGCTGA